Proteins from one Bradyrhizobium amphicarpaeae genomic window:
- a CDS encoding ABC transporter permease subunit, giving the protein MLRMRSLLPPLLFTLAYAGISLGVTNSYYQLILTLVPVWAVFGLSWNLLSGYTGLISFGHAAFFGIGAYATALGQIYFDISPWLLIPVAAVLGGIAGLLIGFPTFRLQGHYFALAMLAYPLAILYVFEWLGFQEVTLPIKRDAPIAYMQFADPRLYTLLGLALMLGTIVLTQIIERSRFGMALLAIKQNEAAAEAAGINTLAWKLRAITLSGAIAAAIGGFYAQVLLVVTPASVFGMLVSAQALTVAMFGGVGTVWGPVIGSVILIPLAEILHAEAGARIPGIQGVIFGLAIVCVILLAPEGLFWKLRDLLRKRNAAKATASDTAETVAANVTALRPASPRPATGEVVLEVCNLSRSFGGLKAVQDVSFKLHKNEILGIIGPNGAGKTTLFNLLNGFLKPSQGEVLIDGRKMSGQRPHVICEAGIGRTFQVMRPFLRMSILDNVVVGAYVRARTDDQARQFAADAVARVGLSAVADRVAGELSTKELRLMELARAIAGQPRILLLDETLAGLGHGEADEVVAVIQQLARDGMTIAIIEHTMQAMVRLVDRFLVLDHGAVITEGLPEVVTRDSRVVEAYLGKKWAGHAAN; this is encoded by the coding sequence ATGCTCCGGATGCGTTCACTGCTGCCTCCCCTGCTCTTCACGCTCGCTTATGCCGGGATCTCGCTCGGCGTCACCAACTCCTACTACCAGCTGATCCTGACGCTGGTGCCGGTATGGGCGGTGTTCGGCCTGTCGTGGAATCTGCTCAGCGGCTACACCGGACTGATCTCGTTCGGCCACGCCGCCTTCTTCGGGATCGGCGCCTATGCGACCGCGCTCGGCCAGATCTATTTCGACATCTCGCCCTGGCTGCTGATCCCGGTCGCCGCCGTGCTCGGCGGCATCGCCGGGCTCCTGATCGGATTTCCGACCTTTCGCCTGCAGGGTCACTACTTCGCGCTGGCGATGCTCGCCTATCCGCTCGCCATTCTCTACGTGTTCGAGTGGCTCGGCTTCCAGGAGGTGACGCTGCCGATCAAACGCGACGCGCCGATCGCCTACATGCAGTTCGCCGATCCCCGCCTCTACACGCTGCTTGGGCTGGCGCTGATGCTCGGCACCATCGTGCTGACGCAAATCATCGAGCGATCGCGCTTCGGCATGGCGCTGCTCGCGATCAAGCAGAACGAAGCCGCGGCTGAAGCGGCCGGGATCAACACGCTGGCCTGGAAGCTGCGCGCGATCACGCTCAGCGGTGCCATTGCCGCGGCGATCGGAGGGTTCTACGCGCAGGTGCTGCTGGTCGTGACCCCGGCATCGGTGTTCGGCATGCTGGTGTCGGCGCAGGCGCTGACGGTCGCGATGTTCGGCGGCGTCGGCACGGTCTGGGGCCCGGTGATCGGATCGGTGATCCTGATTCCGCTCGCCGAGATCCTGCACGCCGAAGCCGGCGCGCGCATCCCCGGCATTCAGGGCGTCATCTTCGGCCTTGCCATCGTCTGCGTCATCCTGCTCGCGCCGGAAGGCTTGTTCTGGAAGCTGCGCGATCTCCTGCGCAAGCGGAATGCCGCCAAGGCAACGGCGAGCGACACCGCGGAAACGGTCGCCGCCAATGTCACCGCGCTGCGGCCGGCTTCGCCGCGTCCCGCGACCGGTGAAGTCGTGCTCGAGGTCTGCAATCTCTCGCGTTCCTTCGGCGGCCTCAAGGCCGTGCAGGATGTCAGCTTCAAGCTGCACAAGAACGAGATCCTCGGCATCATCGGACCCAACGGCGCCGGCAAGACCACGCTGTTCAATCTGCTCAACGGCTTCCTCAAGCCGAGCCAGGGCGAGGTGCTGATCGACGGCCGCAAAATGTCGGGACAGCGGCCGCACGTGATCTGCGAGGCCGGCATCGGCCGCACCTTCCAGGTGATGCGGCCGTTCCTGCGCATGTCGATCCTCGACAACGTCGTGGTCGGCGCCTATGTACGCGCCCGCACCGACGACCAGGCGCGCCAGTTCGCGGCCGACGCAGTTGCCCGCGTCGGGCTGTCCGCGGTGGCCGATCGTGTCGCCGGCGAGCTCTCGACCAAGGAGCTGCGGCTGATGGAGCTGGCCCGCGCGATCGCCGGCCAGCCGCGTATCCTGCTGCTCGACGAGACGCTCGCAGGCCTCGGCCACGGCGAGGCCGACGAGGTCGTCGCAGTGATCCAGCAGCTCGCGCGCGACGGCATGACCATCGCCATCATCGAGCACACCATGCAGGCGATGGTGCGCCTCGTCGATCGCTTCCTCGTGCTCGACCACGGCGCCGTCATCACCGAGGGCCTGCCCGAAGTGGTGACGCGCGACAGCCGTGTCGTCGAGGCCTATCTCGGCAAGAAGTGGGCGGGCCATGCTGCGAATTGA
- a CDS encoding ABC transporter ATP-binding protein — MLRIEGLSAGYSAKPVLNDVSIEVGAGQFVAIVGPNGAGKTTLFKTISGIVKPSGGAITFDGVDLLAVPPPQRAHLGIAHVPEGRQVFPSLTVMENLEMGAMTESGRRDWQTNIERIFEWLPVLKERRDQFAGTMSGGQQQMLAIGRGLASSPKLLMLDEPSMGLAPSTADFIFERLIDIRRQSGLTMLLVEQRVAEALESADHGYVLEAGHVVLEGNNDTLRADDRVRKAYLGM, encoded by the coding sequence ATGCTGCGAATTGAAGGTTTGAGCGCGGGCTACTCCGCAAAACCCGTTCTGAACGACGTCTCGATCGAAGTCGGCGCCGGCCAGTTCGTCGCGATCGTCGGCCCCAACGGAGCGGGCAAGACCACGCTGTTCAAGACGATCTCCGGCATCGTCAAGCCGAGCGGCGGCGCGATTACGTTCGACGGCGTCGATCTGCTCGCGGTACCGCCGCCGCAGCGCGCGCATCTCGGCATCGCCCACGTCCCGGAGGGACGCCAGGTCTTCCCGTCACTGACCGTGATGGAGAATCTTGAAATGGGTGCGATGACGGAAAGCGGCCGCCGCGACTGGCAGACCAACATCGAACGCATCTTCGAATGGCTGCCGGTGCTGAAGGAGCGCCGCGATCAGTTCGCGGGCACGATGTCCGGCGGCCAGCAGCAGATGCTCGCGATCGGCCGCGGCCTCGCCTCCTCGCCGAAGCTCCTGATGCTGGACGAGCCCTCGATGGGGCTCGCGCCTTCGACCGCCGACTTCATCTTCGAACGCCTGATCGATATCCGGCGTCAGTCCGGGCTGACCATGCTGCTGGTCGAGCAGCGCGTCGCGGAAGCGCTGGAATCCGCCGACCACGGCTACGTCCTCGAAGCCGGACATGTCGTGCTCGAAGGCAACAACGACACGCTGCGCGCCGACGATCGGGTGCGCAAGGCCTATCTCGGCATGTGA
- a CDS encoding ABC transporter substrate-binding protein codes for MNKTSKGLTRRTVLSGAAAVGLAGVARAQTPAEVKVGLIVPLSGIYTRPGQVMKMGAEMGIEHINAQGGIKALGGAKLKLVVIDCGDTTEKAKNAAQRMVAQEPDLVAATGSYLSSFTLAVTEVTERAELPVLTLSYSDLLTDRGFKYIFQTAATASRQSELGLPTLMKLAENASGKKPKTVAMLMDNTATSVATAKALKEKLFAQEALQLVVEEVWTPPLSDATPLIQKVRSAKPDLLLFMPNAVSDAKLGLEKISEFGLGQGKIPTVSFSITIAEPDMLQSVSPETVQGIMTIVANWGSKGHEALIAELKAKYKEPWMTQNVISTYGDMWLMKEALEKAGKADRNAVAQAFRTMDAGPSKYYPGGQLKFDEKGRRVGAGVVIVQWQSGVPVTVYPPELAQAQPFWPKKS; via the coding sequence ATGAACAAGACATCAAAAGGACTGACGCGGCGCACTGTGCTGTCCGGCGCCGCCGCCGTCGGCCTCGCCGGCGTGGCACGCGCGCAGACGCCGGCGGAGGTGAAGGTCGGACTGATCGTGCCGCTGTCGGGCATCTACACCCGCCCCGGCCAAGTGATGAAGATGGGCGCCGAGATGGGCATCGAGCACATCAACGCGCAGGGCGGCATCAAGGCACTCGGCGGCGCCAAGCTGAAGCTGGTCGTGATCGACTGCGGCGACACCACCGAGAAGGCCAAGAACGCGGCGCAGCGCATGGTGGCGCAGGAGCCTGATCTGGTCGCCGCCACCGGCTCCTATCTCTCGTCCTTCACGCTCGCAGTCACCGAGGTGACCGAGCGCGCCGAGCTGCCGGTGCTCACGCTGTCCTATTCGGATCTTTTGACCGACCGCGGTTTCAAATACATCTTCCAGACCGCTGCGACCGCGAGCCGCCAGTCCGAGCTCGGCCTGCCGACGCTGATGAAGCTCGCCGAGAATGCTTCCGGCAAGAAACCGAAGACCGTGGCGATGCTGATGGACAACACCGCGACGTCGGTTGCCACGGCCAAGGCACTCAAGGAAAAACTGTTCGCGCAGGAAGCCCTGCAGCTCGTCGTCGAGGAAGTCTGGACCCCGCCGCTGTCGGATGCGACGCCGCTGATCCAGAAGGTTCGCTCGGCCAAGCCCGATCTGCTGCTGTTCATGCCGAACGCGGTATCCGACGCCAAGCTCGGCCTCGAGAAGATCAGCGAGTTCGGCCTGGGCCAGGGCAAGATCCCGACGGTGTCCTTCAGCATCACCATTGCCGAGCCCGACATGCTGCAGAGCGTGAGCCCGGAGACGGTGCAAGGCATCATGACCATCGTCGCCAATTGGGGTTCGAAGGGCCACGAGGCGCTGATCGCCGAGCTCAAGGCCAAGTACAAGGAGCCCTGGATGACGCAGAACGTCATCTCGACCTATGGCGACATGTGGCTGATGAAGGAAGCGCTGGAGAAGGCCGGCAAGGCCGACCGCAATGCGGTCGCGCAGGCCTTCCGCACCATGGATGCCGGCCCGTCGAAATATTATCCGGGCGGCCAGCTCAAATTCGACGAGAAGGGCCGTCGCGTCGGCGCCGGCGTCGTCATCGTGCAATGGCAATCGGGCGTGCCTGTCACCGTCTATCCGCCCGAGCTCGCGCAGGCGCAGCCGTTCTGGCCGAAGAAGTCCTAA
- a CDS encoding ABC transporter substrate-binding protein, protein MTAKSKITISRRTLLAGASGTLIASRAWAQQPAEVKVGLLVPISGLYARPGTVMREGAEMAIDHINTQGGIKALGGAKLKLVVLDSGDTTEKAKNAAQRMVAQETDLVAASGAYLSSFTLAVTEVTERANLPMLTLSYSDLITERGFKYVFQTAATAGSQAKQALPQLIKLAETASGKRPKTVAILTDNTGASIASAKAMREGLLAENQLQLIVDETFTPPLADATSLVQKIRSAKPDLLFFLPTVISDAKLLLEKMNEFGLGQGKIPTISFGIAIAEPDMLQTVSPELLQGVLTCVASWGAKGHEALIAELKTRYKEPWMTQNAISTYGDMWVIKDALEKAGKADRVAVGEALRTMDGGPSKYYPLGEIKFDEKGRRVGAGMTIVQWQTGIPVTVFPPELALAKPFWPKS, encoded by the coding sequence ATGACTGCCAAGAGCAAGATCACGATATCGCGGCGAACCCTGCTTGCCGGCGCTTCCGGCACGCTGATCGCATCCCGCGCCTGGGCGCAGCAGCCGGCAGAGGTCAAGGTCGGCCTGCTGGTGCCGATTTCCGGCCTCTATGCCCGTCCGGGAACGGTGATGCGCGAAGGCGCCGAGATGGCAATCGACCACATCAACACGCAGGGCGGCATCAAGGCGCTCGGCGGCGCCAAGCTGAAGCTCGTCGTGCTGGATTCCGGCGACACCACCGAGAAGGCCAAGAACGCCGCCCAGCGCATGGTGGCACAGGAGACCGATCTGGTTGCGGCCAGCGGCGCCTATCTGTCCTCGTTCACGCTCGCCGTGACCGAAGTGACCGAGCGCGCCAATTTGCCGATGCTCACCCTCTCCTACTCCGACCTGATCACCGAGCGCGGCTTCAAATACGTGTTCCAGACCGCGGCCACCGCGGGGTCGCAGGCCAAACAGGCATTGCCCCAGCTCATCAAGCTGGCGGAGACGGCCTCCGGCAAGCGGCCGAAGACGGTCGCGATCCTCACCGACAACACGGGCGCCTCGATCGCCTCGGCAAAGGCAATGCGCGAGGGCCTGCTGGCGGAGAACCAGCTGCAGCTGATCGTCGACGAGACGTTCACCCCGCCGCTGGCGGATGCGACCTCGCTGGTGCAGAAGATCCGTTCGGCCAAGCCCGACCTGCTGTTCTTCCTGCCGACCGTGATCTCGGACGCAAAACTGCTGCTCGAGAAGATGAACGAGTTCGGTCTCGGCCAGGGCAAGATCCCGACGATCTCGTTCGGCATCGCGATCGCCGAGCCGGACATGCTGCAGACCGTGAGCCCCGAACTGCTGCAGGGCGTGTTGACCTGCGTCGCGAGTTGGGGCGCCAAGGGGCATGAGGCGCTGATCGCCGAATTGAAGACCCGCTACAAGGAGCCGTGGATGACGCAGAACGCGATCTCCACCTACGGCGACATGTGGGTGATCAAGGACGCGCTGGAGAAAGCCGGCAAGGCCGACCGCGTCGCCGTCGGCGAAGCGCTGCGCACCATGGATGGCGGCCCCTCGAAATACTATCCGCTGGGCGAGATCAAGTTCGACGAGAAGGGCCGCCGCGTCGGCGCCGGCATGACCATCGTGCAGTGGCAAACCGGCATTCCAGTGACGGTGTTCCCGCCCGAACTCGCGCTGGCAAAACCGTTCTGGCCCAAAAGCTGA
- a CDS encoding carboxymuconolactone decarboxylase family protein — MDKATYDRGLEIRKSVLGNEFVDKAIASADEFNRPMQDLTTEYCWGYVWGREGLTRKTRSFLNLAMLCALNRPHELKTHVRGALANGATKEEIREVFMQVAIYCGVPAGVDAFRNAKEVFAELDRK, encoded by the coding sequence ATGGACAAGGCGACCTACGACCGCGGCCTCGAGATCCGCAAGAGCGTGCTCGGCAACGAATTCGTCGACAAGGCGATCGCATCAGCGGACGAATTCAACCGGCCGATGCAGGACCTCACCACGGAATATTGCTGGGGTTACGTCTGGGGCCGCGAAGGCCTCACCCGCAAGACGCGCAGCTTCCTCAATCTGGCGATGCTCTGCGCACTCAACCGGCCGCACGAGCTGAAGACTCACGTCCGCGGCGCGCTCGCCAATGGCGCGACCAAGGAGGAAATTCGCGAGGTCTTCATGCAGGTCGCGATCTATTGCGGCGTGCCGGCCGGCGTCGATGCGTTCCGCAACGCGAAGGAAGTCTTCGCCGAGCTCGACAGGAAGTAG
- a CDS encoding SDR family oxidoreductase: MKGKWALVTGATAGLGFAIAEGLAGAGANIVLHDLVAPKQAADDLRARFGVEVVAAGVDLSRREAIEAMMADLHVRCGAIDILVNNAVVRHFSAIEQFPPEKWEQALAVNLSAPFHLIRLALPAMKQRNWGRIVNLGSIYSSRAVEDRIDYVTTKTAIAGMTRAVAIETARSGITCNTLCPGTLPTPAILNKIATMAQTSSRPVADVTRDYLGERQPTQRFIDMDAVAAMVVFLCGPAANDITGASLPIDGGWSVA; the protein is encoded by the coding sequence ATGAAGGGCAAATGGGCACTCGTGACCGGCGCGACTGCGGGCCTCGGCTTCGCCATCGCGGAAGGCCTGGCCGGCGCGGGCGCCAATATTGTCCTGCACGACCTCGTCGCGCCGAAGCAGGCCGCGGATGATCTCCGCGCCCGCTTCGGCGTGGAGGTCGTCGCAGCCGGCGTCGATCTGTCCCGGCGTGAAGCGATCGAAGCCATGATGGCCGATCTGCACGTCCGCTGCGGCGCCATCGATATTCTCGTCAACAACGCCGTTGTCAGGCATTTCTCCGCGATCGAGCAGTTTCCACCTGAGAAGTGGGAGCAGGCGCTTGCCGTCAATCTGTCGGCGCCGTTCCATCTGATCCGCCTGGCGCTGCCGGCGATGAAGCAGCGCAACTGGGGCCGGATCGTCAATTTGGGCTCGATCTATTCGAGCCGCGCGGTCGAGGACCGTATCGACTACGTCACCACCAAGACGGCGATCGCAGGCATGACCCGCGCTGTCGCCATCGAGACGGCGCGCAGCGGCATCACCTGCAACACGCTCTGCCCCGGCACACTGCCGACGCCCGCGATCCTGAACAAGATCGCGACGATGGCGCAGACCAGCAGCCGTCCCGTCGCGGACGTGACGCGCGACTATCTCGGCGAGCGCCAGCCGACGCAGCGCTTCATCGACATGGACGCCGTCGCCGCCATGGTCGTCTTCCTCTGCGGCCCCGCCGCAAACGACATCACCGGCGCCAGCCTGCCGATCGACGGCGGCTGGTCGGTCGCATGA